A genomic window from Aethina tumida isolate Nest 87 chromosome 4, icAetTumi1.1, whole genome shotgun sequence includes:
- the LOC109608172 gene encoding flexible cuticle protein 12-like, producing the protein MKFLVVLFAVVSVAVCASVNPDAEAQVLRSELDNIGVDGYKYGYETSNGIVADEAAHLVNVGTDNEAIAVHGSFQYVGADGVTYKVTYVADENGFQPQGAHLPVA; encoded by the exons ATGAAATTC CTCGTAGTTCTGTTCGCCGTAGTTTCTGTAGCTGTCTGCGCTTCCGTAAACCCGGACGCTGAAGCTCAAGTACTCAGAAGCGAATTGGATAACATCGGCGTTGACGGATACAAATACGG CTATGAAACCAGCAACGGAATTGTCGCTGACGAAGCCGCTCATCTTGTCAACGTTGGAACTGACAACGAAGCTATCGCTGTGCATGGATCCTTCCAATATGTCGGAGCTGATGGTGTTACTTACAAAGTAACTTACGTTGCTGACGAAAACGGTTTCCAACCACAAGGTGCTCATTTGCCTGTAGCTTAA